In Ooceraea biroi isolate clonal line C1 chromosome 14, Obir_v5.4, whole genome shotgun sequence, the genomic window ATCCTGGGCGGCACTTACTCCGGTCAGATTGTGCTTTGGGACAACCGAGTGCAGAAGAGAACTCCCATACAACGTACTCCTTTGTCCGCTACCGCGCATACTGTAAGTGATCTGTAACTTCCATCTTAatgaggagaaaaaaagagacacaACGAAGAAATCGTTACTTGTTCTGCAGCATCCTGTGTATTGCCTGAGCGTCGTTGGCACGCAAAATGCGCACAACCTGATCAGTATCTCGACGGATGGCAAGTTGTGCTCGTGGAGTCTAGACATGCTGTCGCAACCGCAAGAGGCATTGGAATTGCACACGAAGCAATCGAAAGCGATCGCCGCCACGTGCTTGGCTTTCCCGTATGGCGATGTTAACAATTTCGTTATGGGCAGCGAGGACGGGACTGTATACTCGGGTAAGCGTTGCATTCGTTGCACCTATAAATATTATCGCATTCAGCAATTAATAACGCATTTGGTGCATCATCAAATAGCTTGTCGACACGGCAGCCGCGCTGGCTTAACGGAAACGTACGAGGGTCATCAAGGACCAGTGACCGGCATTAGTGCACAGGCGGTGCAAGGCGGAATAGACTTCTCCCACCTATTCCTCACGTCTTCCCTCGACTGGACCATCAAGCTGTGGAGTCTAAAAGAAAACAAGCCACTCTATTCCTTCGAGCACAACGGCGACTACGTCTACGATGTCGCTTGGTCGCCAACGCATCCGGCACTGTTTGCGTCTGTCGACGATTCGGGCAGGCTGGACTTGTGGAATTTGAACCAAGACACGGAAGTGCCTACCGCCAGCGTCATCATCGACGGATGTCCGGCTCTGAATAGAGTATCGTGGACACCGAGCGGATTGCACGTCACCGTCGGCGATGATACCGGTAAAATATGGGTCTACGACGTTGCTGAGGTACGTACAATGGCTACTTTTCTCTTCCTGTAATAAATTTGGTGATACCGCTATTTTTTGGGAATTTgtgaaacttaatttttgCTCGATCTTTCTTCCAATGCAGCACCTAGCTCACCCAAGAATCGATGAGTGGAACAAGTTCTTGTACACGCAACAAGATCTAAAGAACAACAAGGCAGATGAAGAGTTGGACAAACTTAATCTCAGTTCCGGACCGTCTTCGTTGACATCTATGACATCGATTTCATCGGTACCTCTGAGATAAATATCATACTTTAACCAGCTTTCGGATCGATTTTTCCTTAAAATTAAGTAAACTGAATATAACGCAATCgtataagatattaaaaaagaaaaaacattttggtTATTGCTTCGATGATTTTATACTAGATAATATTGAACAATTAGTCGCCAATTTACTACGTTTCTTCATTGTTAGCAAGAAGTGAATTCATTGAAGTAATCTAATATATCTCAATGctttaaagatatatatatatacacacattatGTGTTATACACATCAGTAATAAATTCTAATGGAAATATGTCCTTAATATTAGtgataaatgattaaaaattactaGTTAAATAGAATTGTGTAAATAATGCTGTTTTAAAAAGTGTTTGGGAAATTTGTTGAAAATCATAtgtattttgcaataatttatcgatatcgtcaacatttatataatgatatattatgtaataccAAATTTAGGGAACTTAGAACCACTGAAGAAAAGCTATAAAAGTATGCTCCAAGGTGTGAtgtaatatattcattaagctatgttaatgtatttatataatttctaactCAAACCAGTTTGCTCACGTACAATCCGTTTTACTCAatcatttttgtaataattgtcATTATTTTAAAAGCATATTTATTACGAATTTCTGTAACGCGTATCATTTATTGTAAagtattgcaaataaaattttttaagcaTATGTGTTGACCTGTTGTGCAATTATCATGTCGAATTATATCATACAACCGTGTCTGTGTGTCACCACTCCCAAAAAAATACAGTCCCAGTCACATTGTATAAGTGACGGTTACGTCACTCCTGGGACTCGTGACGCATCGGTACGGCGTCGTGACGCACAGCTGGCGCGATTTAAATACGAATGACGAAAATGGCGATCTTTATGACAGCTCATCGATCAAAGATCGAGGCATTTTCCGATCACCTTTCATGCACTGACACATTATTTTCGTCGCTAGACGACTCACGATCCTTATACTGCGACGCATCGTGAAATGAAGCGCAGTTCGATAACTGGAGATCAACTAGCTAGCGAGTAAGGTGGGGTTAGGAGAGGTTAGGAGGGGTGGTGCGTCACTACGAAGTTTCAGGCGCCAGCGCCGATCCGCGGGAGTCGCAAAAAAAAGCGGTAGGTGGTGATTGTTGAGCAGTCAGCGACCGTTCGTCGATCCGGACGGATTGGTGTTGTTCTGTTGCGTCACGGTGTTCCAGTTCAGTGCACCTGCCACCTTCCTCTGTTTCTCCCTTCCTGTTAATCTTGTGAGAGAAGAGCAGCGCGTGTCACACGGGCGAGGAGAAACAACGGGGCAAAGATGGGCGAGAAAACTGGTAAGTGAGAGCCGTTTACGTTTAATATAGATCGCGAATGAAAAATGCATGAGGGGAAAGAGAACGCTCCAGCAGGAACGTTTTCAATTGGAAGTGAGTCAGTCGGTTGAGACGTAATCCGTTCGCCGGGAAACTTGCATCCTCCGCGCGAACAGCTGTCGCCCGTTCGCGCGTCCGTTATCCTGAACACCGCGAGCTGgatcgttaaaaaaaaaagagaaaaaatgcgGGAGGGTCGGCAAGGATAGAATTGAAGGTAGACCGCGAATAACTCGGCGGCGAACGTTTATCTTGCGCGATAAGACGGAGATAAGATGCGCCCCGTGGACACACATTCTGATTTTCTTCGAGCAGAACACATCGTGATGACGCCGAAATGCAAGACCTCGAATTCAACGACGCTGATAATAGAGAGGCAAGCGTTGGAGCCCCCGACGGAGAATGGGAACGAGAACAACGTTCACGTCGCCGGAGGTGATCACAAGGGGATCGTCATCAACAAACAGGCTGCTGCTGGTATATCTCCATTTGTactcgattttaattgatgaCGACATTCGACTGATTTGCTATATAAATTAAGTATCGAATTCTCACAGTGACGAACGGCGAGGTGTGCCCTGCCCAGCTCTGCCTGCAATTCAGGGTGTTCCTGGTGAGCGCGCAAACTGGGAAGCATACTCAGGAACAAAGGACTCTTCAGTTCTGGTTCACGAATACGCTCTCAGAAACGGAACAGCCGAGCGTTGCGCAGGAGTTTTTCAGAGAGCTCGTCACGCCGCAGGAGTTTCCTAGAGGTGAATTGTAACGCGATATGCATTGATTGATAATGCACGTGCGTTTCGTAGAACTGTGCACTTGACTGAGATCGAGTGTATCCGATCTAACTGGAGGATATAAATGAACCAGTACTTCTTTGTTCCCCTTTAAGCGTGAAGACCGAACTCTAATTTTAAACTGTTGGGAGCGGGAACATAACAAACTCGAATACCACAATTTCTGTGCTCTAAAGAAAGATATTTGTTtcagtattttattaaatcaattaatttttttacataaactgttgtgatataaatttccattttcttcACTGCGTAATtcgaaaatgtaaatttttacaGACTATGTGggatttataaaaaagatcATGAAATTGATGCAACATAAATATCCCAGTATTAAAAAACTAGAAGTGGAATTGAGGCAGCTGGAAGAACCGATCACACTCCCGAGCAGACCATGTAAGTAAATAATTACTACTCGTTTAGTAATATGTGTCGTAGATATCTGTACGTATGATGAATCAGATTTAGTTATACGTTTTACATAACGTTCTCATTTCTAAATACAGTCTTACTTTAACGATCTTATTTTAATGATCTTTAATACAACAAAAAATCTAAGTATGGGAGAAGGGAATTAAGAGTTATTTGATTAAGCTGATTGTGCTTAATGGTTCCTTATTGAAAGATATTGAAGCAACGTGTCTCAAGTGCGCACATTACTGCTGAGCGCAAAGGAAATGCACACTTGACTGAAACTCTCAGTGGTTCATGTATCCATTATGTAATTTAAGTGAAAATTTTCCCATGTGCATTCTGTACTCTTCTGTacttaatacaataattacattGTATTAAGCGTGAATATCGATTTCATACCTAATTTCTGTTATTCACAGCTACCGGTCACTTACTATTCACACTTCCTTCCTCTGAGAAAATTATGTGGAGTGCAGGTtcgagaatgaaaaaaattcagCATTTTTGTCACATTTCATTGAtgtttactcttttttttttctcatacACAAGCTAATAGCCCAACCAGAACTGACACACATATAGTTTCTTGTTATACATTAATGAGTGGACGCATTAATGACAGAGAATGTGATTGTggattacatattattattatatctttattattatgccTTTTCTCAATACAACTCAATACAACTTTAGATTGAACAGAAATTTCTACACTTGCTTATTAGTACTGATACATATATTCCGTCGCTCGACAGAATAATCTGGTAACCATAACAACATTGGCTTAACATAGTCCACCTAGTTATCTGCTCACGACTTCCATTGATCTACACTTCAATATTCCTATTCAACAATAATTTCAGGAaggaatttttttttaattttgtttcattaaaacGAAACTAATTTAGCGTGCTATGAgcttacaaaatttatcatGCGCTTTGATTGCGTAAGAAAGGATCTTCCGATCTATTTAACTGGATGATCGATTACAAGAGAATACATTAACTGGAGTGTAAAAAATATCCCACTTAACCACTTGACTTGACCCGGATATCATATTCCCAACATGGATATGCATATCTACCCTCACAGCATGTGATTATATACATACGAAACTATTACCCGTTGCATTGAACATGTTTCACAACTCTATATACATGGCTCGATGTAAACCTACAATTAACACCTAAACAtcagtttatttaaatacatgtttattgtatttaaatattacaatcttAAATTTAGTTTCTCGACAGTGTTCTCAGTGTTTCTCACCTGCATTGACTTTAAATGGAGAAACTTTTTCATCATACATATTTTGCATCATACATGACATATATACGTAACACATGCGTCAGTACATGCTCCCAGACTCCATACCGTTTGCTCTAAATTCTGATGTGATTATTTGTTAGCGTTACATTATATACAGAATGACATTGCCACTTTAGTCTTCGTTTTATAAGGAAATGCATCCATGTAGAGCACGAACCTTCTTACTCATGATCACTACCTAGATaccatatacatacacacatatgtgTTCGAATTCCACTCCCACATACACACTTTAGTATCCTTCACTAACGGTTTTAGCTCGGCTCTCTAGCTATAGAAATAAAGATTAGTTGAAACTGTGCACCGTTACCAGCtatatattacacacacacCTCCAGAACTTCCACACACTCCTACCCTGGACAAACTAGAAATTACCTAATACACGAATTTAGACTTCATTCACACGGCAAAAAGTTTAACATGCATATGTTATGGAGTGCTGTATTCTTGTTTCGATGCTACATTAACTGTAATGGAAAATTTACAATAGGTATATACGCGCAGCTTAACAGTCTGACAGACTTATCACAATGACACTGATTCAGTAACATGACCaatcaaatttttcttcttttttttcaaaagtaTCTACGGACGAAACCGTCATGGGTCAAGTGATCGAGCTCACGGTCGAAAAAGTTCTAGAGCTTATTGAATCTGCTTATCCAAATCCGGTCACCGTGGTTGACATCTCGAAGTAAGTACTGAAAAAGAACTCaggcgaataaaataaagaaattttattgcttAATAAATAGCTTTAAAATGTTTCTAGGCAACATGGATGGGAACCATCCGATGTAGAAGCTAAGCTAAAAGAGCTTCAAGAGAAAGGTCTCGTCAAAGCCATGGATCATGGTGCTTTCACGCGTGTCGTCCATGAAGATACTCAAGTTCaagtaatttatttgattatgattaatacatattttatccgACTTGCATTGTACAAGTCGTTTGTATCGtaacacaaaatttatttctaggTAGTGAAGCAGATGCCAACGATGGCAAGCGCGAAGCAACCCACCATAGCCATTATCACAGCCCAGTATTGCGAGAAGCTTGCTGTGGACTCGCTGATTGAGAACAAGGAAACTTTCGTTCGTTACACCACCGTTGGTAAGATTTCTTGctactattaaatattatctttgCATTTAAGACTGATCGGAAACCTTAACACTTTTGAGTAATGCTTCACAGCATTAAAATGTAAACTAACTTCTATACTATATCATAAATAGGCATATTTGAATTTatgtagaatatatattaGGAAAATAGTTCTACTGACTTTCCTGCTTTTATTCCCCTAAATATGtgcttttaaattttaaagttgCGGCAAATGTgactattttgaaaaaaaacaaaaaaaaacagcgACCGCGATTAAATAATCGTCAAtagattgtttttattatacgcTTACATTTCTTTCCCCGTTGAAATGATACTGGGAATGTATATTTCACTATGCATGAAACTTTAGGTACCGCAAGTTCACCAGACACGACAGACGGAGTTCCGCGAGTGACATGCCGTTTCGGTAAAGTAGTTTGTAATACATAACtctctattattttaatgttttttcatAGCTTGCCAATTGCTTGTGACCGAAGAGCAATGTGGGGCCACGGTGCTGTGAACGTACATTAATTTCAGAATATCATTATCAGCAACGTCCGTCTCATGCTGTTAATCATTTCACGTGCCACGTTTTATGTTCGTCTTATATACGATTTGTTTTTGTTGTAAGCTTacttattttgtattatatttatgtgggTTATTTGCATACATTATCCAGTCGAATTGTGTTATATTGGTTGTGATtggtattaatattaatatttctttacctgttttattgttgtttaaatgtttatttattatcgacaAAGGAgaacattttcttcttatacctttatttttttttaatgataattaacatCTTGTAAATTTTAGTAACgtgtatttattacttttcatGACTGCacctataaaatatattcaatctTTAACAGCCTCAACAAGGTTAAAAATATAGActtttaaatagatttttcatattatactCACTTTCTATTATGTCTGGTACTTTAGCACCAGACCTAAGGGATGCATCTATATAGAATGAATGACTTATTATGTATTCTTATCGTCACATATAACACAGGTTCCATCCCACTTTGTCGATAGCCGCACAGTGCACATGTATCATACACAAGTCGAGAGAATAGAGGGAAATATAAAACTCTGCGAAGTATAAAGATACAGAaagcaaataaatattgtttgttATAGGGGAGTCAAACATATACACTTTGGGCAATATTGGTACGCACAGGATTGTGTGTACTAAATTGCCAACCGTAGGCCATACTAGGGAAGCGATGACCGCGGCTGGTAATACCACGACTAGATTATTAggtatgcatattttatttaatttttcttttcgatcTTCGTCATCCTatgttataaatttgttattattaatttgcgtGTCTATGCAGGTACATTCCAAAAGGTGGACTATGTCTTTCTCGTTGGAGTCGGCGGTGGTGTTCCTCACTATACAGATTACAATAAGCATGTACGACTGGGCGACGTGGTGATATCGCATCCAACGCCGCTTAACAAGAAATACACGTACATTTATTGCGAGAGTGCCAAGATGACTGAAAATGGAAACTATTATTTCGAGACCAAAGAGTATTGCCCGCCGAACCTCAGTCTTCAAGAAATCGCGGCGACTTTGAAGAAACAAGTAACTTGATTGATGCTTAcggaaattgtattatatttcggCCCGCATCTAAAATACTCATCCTTTCTCGTAGGCTGAAAACGAAACAATTCCTCCGTGGCAGGAGTATGTGGGAAAAGGCTTGGAGAACCTGGTCAATCAGTCGGAACACGACTTTAACGCACCACCCCCAGAATCCGACAAGCTGTACATGGCTATAGGGGAAAGAGACGTTATCGAAGTAGCTCATCCAACCGCACCTCAGGATTCCACTAATAAAAggtaatttatcaaaattaatttctttcaacaGTTTGCTGCAAAAAACGCAAATacatattgatatttttaattaatatttttattgtttcagaACTGACGGATGTTCCCGAATTCATCTGGCACCAGTGGCATCCGGCCGGCAAATCGCACGGGACGATCAGCTCAGGCAGAAATTCGCAAGTCGGTTCGGTGCGCTTGCGTTCGATGCGGAAATGGACGCTGTGGTCGAGAGTATTCTGGGTAACTGCCGTGAGAATTTCGTTGTGATCCGCGGTATCGCCGATTACAAGGATGGCACTCGGATCAAAGAGTGGCAACCTTACGCGGCACTGGCGGCAGCCAGTGTGATGAAGGCTATAATCTGCGCGATGGATCCACCGACTAATGACTAATGTCACTTCCTCGATAGTTAGTTTtcctaattttatttcacgtaGCGTACAATGCAACATGCATACCTTTTCGAGAAAAGATTCGAGAAACGATAGATAGAATTTAAAACCAAAACACTAAGTATTAAGCACAAAGTTGCACAAGGATCGTTAATGTCTGgctgattaatttttatttcttattcgcGAAAGCACATGGTAGGTCGCGCAACAGTATTTCATCCTATGAATTCACACGTACATTTATAAATGGAATAGGTCTGATGAAGAAAACGTTTACGGTAGACTTCTTATTGCttaaattttatcgtttttatatgtttattagGCCTCAAGAGAAAATAGCGTGCCATCATTacttttcataattattaggCAATGCTTACGAGGCGGAATAGTTTTACGTTAGGGTTTTGCGAAAATGAACTAACTGTACATTGAATGTACGTTAGAAGATGTACATGTGTTTGCTACAAACACGTACTCAGACTTTGAACACCAAGCTATTAGAGACAAGTTAGAGCGAAGGCTAATGATAGTGGAGCAATTGCAGCAGGACCAAATAGGACACAGCAGGTTTTATTCTACTCTCAAgatagataattaatttaacagcAGCTCTATTTGACTTAATTTGACAAGGCAGCTACTTGTTGCATTCGTACTTGCTATGATTGAAATGATCAAGCAATTTTACTAAGTgcaaatataagatataagacAACGGAGACGTACGACGTGAGTTTAGGAAGCTATCAAGCGGGCAAACTGATTTAAGTATAGGTATATGATGATAGATGCAGCCGGTAACTGAAAGTATATTTGGCAAATAGCAAACAGTATTTAgcaaatcaaaattaaattatcgttgCAAGATTGCTGAAGTAACTATTACATGTTTACCAGAGTATATATTGACGTTTTTAACAGATATATCCATTctatacacacgcacacacaatatACGAGGATTAATGAAAAACTACATTTCCCCGAAGTACATCTTACATTACATGCAATGGGA contains:
- the LOC105287270 gene encoding uncharacterized protein LOC105287270 isoform X1 — its product is MGEKTEHIVMTPKCKTSNSTTLIIERQALEPPTENGNENNVHVAGGDHKGIVINKQAAAVTNGEVCPAQLCLQFRVFLVSAQTGKHTQEQRTLQFWFTNTLSETEQPSVAQEFFRELVTPQEFPRDYVGFIKKIMKLMQHKYPSIKKLEVELRQLEEPITLPSRPSTGHLLFTLPSSEKIMWSAVSTDETVMGQVIELTVEKVLELIESAYPNPVTVVDISKQHGWEPSDVEAKLKELQEKGLVKAMDHGAFTRVVHEDTQVQVVKQMPTMASAKQPTIAIITAQYCEKLAVDSLIENKETFVRYTTVGTASSPDTTDGVPRVTCRFGESNIYTLGNIGTHRIVCTKLPTVGHTREAMTAAGNTTTRLLGTFQKVDYVFLVGVGGGVPHYTDYNKHVRLGDVVISHPTPLNKKYTYIYCESAKMTENGNYYFETKEYCPPNLSLQEIAATLKKQAENETIPPWQEYVGKGLENLVNQSEHDFNAPPPESDKLYMAIGERDVIEVAHPTAPQDSTNKRTDGCSRIHLAPVASGRQIARDDQLRQKFASRFGALAFDAEMDAVVESILGNCRENFVVIRGIADYKDGTRIKEWQPYAALAAASVMKAIICAMDPPTND
- the LOC105287270 gene encoding uncharacterized protein LOC105287270 isoform X4; this encodes MGEKTEHIVMTPKCKTSNSTTLIIERQALEPPTENGNENNVHVAGGDHKGIVINKQAAAVTNGEVCPAQLCLQFRVFLVSAQTGKHTQEQRTLQFWFTNTLSETEQPSVAQEFFRELVTPQEFPRDYVGFIKKIMKLMQHKYPSIKKLEVELRQLEEPITLPSRPLSTDETVMGQVIELTVEKVLELIESAYPNPVTVVDISKQHGWEPSDVEAKLKELQEKGLVKAMDHGAFTRVVHEDTQVQVVKQMPTMASAKQPTIAIITAQYCEKLAVDSLIENKETFVRYTTVGESNIYTLGNIGTHRIVCTKLPTVGHTREAMTAAGNTTTRLLGTFQKVDYVFLVGVGGGVPHYTDYNKHVRLGDVVISHPTPLNKKYTYIYCESAKMTENGNYYFETKEYCPPNLSLQEIAATLKKQAENETIPPWQEYVGKGLENLVNQSEHDFNAPPPESDKLYMAIGERDVIEVAHPTAPQDSTNKRTDGCSRIHLAPVASGRQIARDDQLRQKFASRFGALAFDAEMDAVVESILGNCRENFVVIRGIADYKDGTRIKEWQPYAALAAASVMKAIICAMDPPTND
- the LOC105287270 gene encoding uncharacterized protein LOC105287270 isoform X3 produces the protein MGEKTEHIVMTPKCKTSNSTTLIIERQALEPPTENGNENNVHVAGGDHKGIVINKQAAAVTNGEVCPAQLCLQFRVFLVSAQTGKHTQEQRTLQFWFTNTLSETEQPSVAQEFFRELVTPQEFPRDYVGFIKKIMKLMQHKYPSIKKLEVELRQLEEPITLPSRPLSTDETVMGQVIELTVEKVLELIESAYPNPVTVVDISKQHGWEPSDVEAKLKELQEKGLVKAMDHGAFTRVVHEDTQVQVVKQMPTMASAKQPTIAIITAQYCEKLAVDSLIENKETFVRYTTVGTASSPDTTDGVPRVTCRFGESNIYTLGNIGTHRIVCTKLPTVGHTREAMTAAGNTTTRLLGTFQKVDYVFLVGVGGGVPHYTDYNKHVRLGDVVISHPTPLNKKYTYIYCESAKMTENGNYYFETKEYCPPNLSLQEIAATLKKQAENETIPPWQEYVGKGLENLVNQSEHDFNAPPPESDKLYMAIGERDVIEVAHPTAPQDSTNKRTDGCSRIHLAPVASGRQIARDDQLRQKFASRFGALAFDAEMDAVVESILGNCRENFVVIRGIADYKDGTRIKEWQPYAALAAASVMKAIICAMDPPTND
- the LOC105287270 gene encoding uncharacterized protein LOC105287270 isoform X2, which produces MGEKTEHIVMTPKCKTSNSTTLIIERQALEPPTENGNENNVHVAGGDHKGIVINKQAAAVTNGEVCPAQLCLQFRVFLVSAQTGKHTQEQRTLQFWFTNTLSETEQPSVAQEFFRELVTPQEFPRDYVGFIKKIMKLMQHKYPSIKKLEVELRQLEEPITLPSRPSTGHLLFTLPSSEKIMWSAVSTDETVMGQVIELTVEKVLELIESAYPNPVTVVDISKQHGWEPSDVEAKLKELQEKGLVKAMDHGAFTRVVHEDTQVQVVKQMPTMASAKQPTIAIITAQYCEKLAVDSLIENKETFVRYTTVGESNIYTLGNIGTHRIVCTKLPTVGHTREAMTAAGNTTTRLLGTFQKVDYVFLVGVGGGVPHYTDYNKHVRLGDVVISHPTPLNKKYTYIYCESAKMTENGNYYFETKEYCPPNLSLQEIAATLKKQAENETIPPWQEYVGKGLENLVNQSEHDFNAPPPESDKLYMAIGERDVIEVAHPTAPQDSTNKRTDGCSRIHLAPVASGRQIARDDQLRQKFASRFGALAFDAEMDAVVESILGNCRENFVVIRGIADYKDGTRIKEWQPYAALAAASVMKAIICAMDPPTND